A single Sutterella megalosphaeroides DNA region contains:
- a CDS encoding YebC/PmpR family DNA-binding transcriptional regulator has protein sequence MAGHSKWANIQHRKGRQDAKRSNLWTKLVREIIVAARMGGGDPDTNSRLRLALVKARGGNVPKDTIQNAILKGTGQLPGVSYEEVRYEGYGIGGAALIIDCTTDNRVRTVADVRHLLSKHGGNMGTEGSVSFMFKHEGEFFFAPGKATEDAVMEVALEAGADDVVADEDGSIEVTCDPSAFDAVSKAFEAAGLEPEMAEITYRPLNETQLSGADAEKMQKLIDALEDLDDVQQVYTSAVFDEE, from the coding sequence ATGGCGGGTCATTCCAAGTGGGCCAACATCCAACATCGCAAAGGGCGCCAGGACGCCAAGCGCTCCAACCTCTGGACGAAGCTCGTTCGTGAAATCATCGTTGCCGCTCGCATGGGCGGGGGCGACCCCGACACGAACAGCCGTCTGCGCCTTGCTCTCGTGAAGGCCCGCGGCGGCAACGTGCCGAAGGACACGATTCAGAATGCGATCCTGAAGGGCACGGGTCAGCTCCCGGGCGTCTCCTACGAAGAAGTCCGCTACGAAGGCTACGGCATCGGCGGCGCCGCCCTCATCATCGACTGCACGACCGACAACCGCGTGCGCACCGTGGCCGACGTTCGTCATCTCCTCTCGAAGCACGGCGGCAACATGGGTACGGAAGGGTCCGTTTCCTTCATGTTCAAGCACGAAGGCGAATTCTTCTTCGCGCCGGGCAAGGCCACTGAAGACGCCGTCATGGAAGTCGCCCTTGAAGCCGGTGCCGACGACGTGGTGGCGGACGAAGACGGCTCGATCGAAGTGACGTGCGATCCTTCGGCCTTCGATGCGGTCTCCAAGGCCTTCGAAGCGGCCGGTCTCGAACCCGAAATGGCCGAAATCACCTACCGCCCGCTCAACGAAACGCAGCTCTCCGGGGCCGACGCCGAAAAGATGCAGAAGCTCATCGACGCCCTCGAAGACCTTGACGACGTTCAGCAGGTCTACACCTCCGCCGTCTTCGACGAGGAATAA
- a CDS encoding amidohydrolase — protein MTCTSAYHDQLIEVRRHLHTMPEEGWSEFTTTAFVIGKLREYGYEVLTGTKVINPDNCLGRNPKVVEAGLAYARANGVSEELLAEMEGYTGCVGVLDTGRPGPTLAVRFDIDCVPVTESTEGDHLPAKEGFVSTRPGLMHACGHDAHTSTGLAVAHWFADNKDQMKGRIKILFQPAEEGVRGAAGMAASGVVDDADFFLSSHIAMMCKSGEMSINPYGFLCTTKLDVTYTGRPAHAGVEPNAGRNAMAAACNAFVQLLGIARHGSGMTRINVGQLNAGEGRNVIPSKAVMKMEVRGETGEINQYMYDSAVAIIKGCALAQGCEYTIEKMGEAVDLTNDPELVAVLKDAGEAVPGLKVCEEPMNFGGSEDATILARRVQAHGGKAAFFVLGSDRPSGHHTARFDIQEKDLDTGLAVWANVIGRILG, from the coding sequence ATGACATGCACGTCCGCCTATCATGACCAGCTGATCGAAGTTCGTCGTCATCTGCATACGATGCCCGAAGAAGGGTGGAGCGAATTTACGACCACGGCCTTCGTGATCGGCAAGTTGCGCGAATACGGCTACGAAGTGCTGACGGGCACGAAGGTCATCAATCCCGACAACTGCCTCGGTCGCAATCCGAAGGTGGTCGAGGCCGGTCTTGCGTACGCCCGCGCCAACGGCGTCTCCGAAGAGCTCCTCGCCGAAATGGAAGGCTACACGGGTTGCGTCGGCGTGCTCGACACGGGTCGCCCCGGTCCCACGCTCGCCGTTCGCTTCGACATCGACTGCGTGCCCGTGACCGAATCGACCGAAGGCGATCACCTGCCCGCCAAGGAAGGCTTCGTTTCCACGCGTCCGGGTCTGATGCACGCCTGCGGCCACGACGCCCACACCTCGACGGGTCTGGCCGTCGCGCACTGGTTCGCCGACAACAAGGACCAGATGAAGGGTCGCATCAAGATCCTTTTCCAGCCCGCCGAAGAAGGCGTGCGCGGCGCGGCCGGCATGGCCGCCTCGGGCGTCGTCGACGACGCGGACTTCTTCCTGAGCTCCCACATCGCCATGATGTGCAAGTCCGGTGAAATGTCGATCAACCCGTACGGGTTCCTCTGCACGACGAAGCTCGACGTCACCTACACGGGTCGTCCCGCCCACGCGGGCGTCGAACCCAATGCCGGCCGCAACGCCATGGCCGCCGCCTGCAATGCGTTCGTGCAGCTTCTCGGCATCGCGCGCCACGGCTCCGGCATGACCCGCATCAACGTGGGCCAGCTCAACGCCGGCGAAGGCCGCAACGTCATTCCGAGCAAGGCCGTCATGAAGATGGAAGTGCGCGGTGAAACGGGCGAAATCAACCAGTACATGTACGACAGCGCCGTCGCGATCATCAAGGGCTGCGCCCTGGCGCAGGGGTGCGAGTACACCATCGAAAAGATGGGCGAAGCCGTCGACCTCACGAACGACCCCGAACTCGTCGCCGTGCTGAAGGACGCGGGCGAAGCGGTTCCGGGCCTCAAGGTCTGCGAAGAACCGATGAACTTCGGCGGCTCCGAAGACGCGACGATTCTCGCCCGCCGCGTCCAGGCGCACGGCGGCAAGGCCGCGTTCTTCGTGCTCGGCTCCGACCGTCCGTCGGGCCACCACACGGCGCGCTTCGACATTCAGGAAAAGGATCTCGACACGGGTCTCGCCGTTTGGGCGAACGTCATCGGTCGCATCCTCGGGTAA
- a CDS encoding hydantoinase/carbamoylase family amidase, with the protein MREACRIEAEGLAYAERIFNTVRDMSKDGPGVTRQGYGPVESRVLDYLEGLGRELDLEIEKDPAGNVWMTLPGADRTLPAFVAGSHADSVPEGGNFDGLAGIVAALTVLWWMRRTNFTPKRDVRALLLRCEESSFFGKAYVGSLGMMGRLTEADLQLKHRTTGETLEAAMRSQGVDPSALVTGRPVVDTLKIAAFVELHIEQGPMLDRDPEVRTAVVTGIRGNIRHKRVVCRGETAHSGALDRIYRHDAVMATARLLSRMEDRWTEWNEAGKDLVFTTGVLTTAPTAAISVIPGETAFTIDMRSLSTEVLEDFHALLLEEAKRIEAERGVRFEFDNALRTAPAVVDAALSDRLVESARHAGVPAMRLASGAGHDTAVLANAGIPVAMIFIANQNGSHNPHEAMKLEDFMAGTAVLWNTIKRFDE; encoded by the coding sequence ATGAGAGAAGCCTGTCGCATCGAGGCCGAAGGCCTTGCCTACGCCGAACGGATTTTCAACACCGTGCGGGACATGTCGAAGGACGGTCCCGGGGTCACCCGTCAAGGTTACGGGCCGGTGGAAAGCCGCGTGCTCGATTACCTCGAAGGCCTCGGTCGGGAGCTCGATCTCGAAATCGAAAAGGATCCTGCCGGGAACGTCTGGATGACGCTTCCGGGCGCGGACCGCACGCTCCCCGCCTTCGTTGCGGGCAGCCACGCCGACAGCGTTCCGGAAGGGGGTAATTTCGACGGCCTTGCGGGGATCGTCGCGGCGCTCACCGTTCTCTGGTGGATGCGCCGCACGAACTTCACCCCGAAGCGCGACGTGCGCGCGCTCCTTTTGCGCTGCGAAGAAAGCTCGTTCTTCGGCAAGGCCTACGTGGGTTCGCTCGGCATGATGGGGCGCCTCACCGAAGCGGACCTGCAACTCAAGCACCGCACGACGGGCGAAACGCTCGAGGCGGCCATGCGCTCGCAGGGCGTCGACCCAAGCGCGCTCGTGACGGGTCGCCCCGTCGTCGACACGTTGAAAATAGCCGCTTTCGTCGAACTCCACATCGAACAGGGTCCAATGCTCGATCGCGACCCCGAAGTTCGCACCGCCGTGGTGACGGGCATTCGCGGCAACATCCGACACAAGCGCGTCGTCTGCCGCGGCGAAACCGCGCACTCGGGGGCGCTCGACCGCATTTACCGCCACGACGCGGTGATGGCGACCGCGCGGCTTCTCTCCCGCATGGAAGACCGCTGGACCGAATGGAACGAAGCCGGCAAAGACCTCGTCTTCACAACGGGCGTGCTGACGACCGCGCCGACCGCCGCGATTTCCGTCATTCCAGGCGAAACCGCTTTCACGATCGACATGCGCAGCCTCTCAACCGAGGTGCTCGAAGACTTCCACGCACTGCTTCTTGAAGAAGCGAAGCGCATCGAAGCCGAGCGCGGCGTTCGTTTCGAGTTCGACAACGCCCTGCGTACGGCCCCCGCCGTCGTCGACGCCGCGTTGTCGGATCGACTTGTCGAAAGCGCCCGCCACGCGGGCGTTCCCGCGATGCGCCTTGCTTCGGGCGCGGGTCACGACACGGCCGTTCTCGCCAATGCCGGCATTCCCGTCGCCATGATTTTCATTGCCAACCAGAACGGCTCCCACAACCCGCACGAAGCCATGAAGCTCGAAGACTTCATGGCAGGCACGGCGGTGCTTTGGAACACCATCAAGCGTTTCGACGAATAA
- a CDS encoding LuxR C-terminal-related transcriptional regulator — translation MDSPRKPCVIVVDDYPLFRQAIASVLHDSGEFELLGLTGDGTTALSLTSLRPDIALIDLDAEGFDPIELLREIKYRQPSCKVVMFMGSAQKNSKMLMEAIRSEANGYLLRNIEISEFLEQMRNVAKGGMAASEKITSVLAEQLRDGAFPTEDSALLQQLTKREFDVLCCIASGLTNHDIGERLNISDGTVKVHVKHLLKKLRFRSRVEVAVWASERGHRIAKDQRP, via the coding sequence ATGGACTCTCCACGCAAACCCTGCGTCATCGTCGTCGATGACTATCCGCTCTTTCGCCAGGCGATCGCCTCGGTGCTTCACGACTCCGGCGAATTCGAACTCCTCGGCCTCACCGGGGACGGCACGACCGCACTCAGTCTGACGAGCCTTCGTCCCGACATCGCCCTGATCGACCTCGACGCCGAGGGGTTCGATCCGATCGAGCTCCTGCGCGAGATCAAGTACCGTCAACCGAGCTGCAAGGTCGTGATGTTCATGGGGTCCGCGCAGAAGAATTCGAAAATGCTCATGGAAGCCATTCGCTCGGAAGCGAACGGCTACCTCTTGCGCAACATTGAGATTTCCGAATTCCTGGAGCAGATGCGCAACGTCGCCAAGGGCGGCATGGCCGCTTCGGAGAAAATCACCTCGGTGCTTGCCGAGCAGCTTCGCGACGGGGCATTCCCCACGGAGGATTCCGCGCTCCTGCAACAGCTCACGAAGCGCGAATTCGACGTGCTCTGCTGCATTGCCTCGGGCCTCACGAACCATGACATCGGAGAGCGCCTCAACATCTCGGACGGCACCGTGAAGGTGCACGTGAAGCACCTTCTCAAGAAGCTGCGCTTCCGCTCCCGCGTAGAGGTGGCGGTCTGGGCGTCCGAGCGCGGACACCGCATTGCGAAGGATCAGCGTCCTTAA
- a CDS encoding anaerobic C4-dicarboxylate transporter, with the protein MTLGFDFWIQLLVVLAALFYGARKGGMGLGLIGGVGLVILIFVFHLKPGKPPVDVILTILSVVCASATLQAAGGLDCLLQIAEKMLRRHPRFVCYLAPYICWFLTVLCGTGHVVYTMLPIIYDVAIKNGIRPERPMAASTIAAQMGVICSPAAVAAVSMISLLDGYEVGGKPFGFTQLFAIVIPSAIVGLFAEATYSVFRGKDLDKDEEFQRLISDPEQRKYVYGETTTLIGVKFRPEQWASLWIFLGTVVVVALLGMFPSLRPVVGGKALSMTLAIQMFMLTAGALMVAFCKTRASSVAKTNVFNAGMVAIVAVYGVAWMADTMFASHLANLKEVLTEWVREMPWTYAIVLLLVSKLVNSQAAAIATIVPVALAIGTPPGLVVAFSSACYGYYILPTYPSDLAAIQFDRSGTTHIGRFVINHSFILPGLIGVITASIVGYFLGLAYGYI; encoded by the coding sequence ATGACTCTCGGTTTTGACTTTTGGATTCAGCTGCTGGTGGTTCTCGCCGCGCTGTTCTACGGTGCCCGCAAGGGCGGCATGGGGCTTGGCCTGATCGGCGGCGTGGGCCTCGTCATCCTTATCTTCGTCTTCCACCTCAAGCCCGGCAAACCTCCGGTCGACGTCATTCTGACGATTCTCTCCGTGGTGTGCGCTTCGGCGACCCTGCAGGCCGCGGGCGGTCTCGACTGCCTTCTGCAGATTGCGGAAAAGATGCTCCGTCGTCATCCGCGCTTCGTCTGCTACCTGGCTCCGTACATCTGCTGGTTCCTGACGGTTCTCTGCGGTACGGGTCACGTGGTCTACACGATGCTCCCGATTATCTACGACGTGGCGATCAAGAACGGCATTCGTCCGGAACGTCCGATGGCGGCTTCGACCATTGCCGCTCAGATGGGCGTGATCTGCTCGCCGGCCGCCGTGGCCGCCGTGTCAATGATTTCGCTCCTTGACGGCTATGAAGTGGGCGGCAAGCCCTTCGGCTTCACGCAGCTCTTCGCGATCGTGATCCCGTCGGCCATCGTGGGCCTCTTTGCCGAAGCGACCTATTCGGTCTTCCGCGGCAAGGACCTCGACAAGGACGAAGAGTTCCAGCGTCTTATCTCGGATCCCGAACAGCGCAAGTACGTCTACGGCGAAACGACGACCCTCATCGGCGTCAAGTTCCGTCCCGAACAGTGGGCTTCGCTCTGGATCTTCCTCGGCACCGTGGTCGTGGTGGCTCTGCTCGGCATGTTCCCGAGTTTGCGCCCGGTCGTGGGCGGCAAGGCCCTCTCGATGACGCTCGCCATTCAGATGTTCATGCTGACGGCCGGCGCTCTCATGGTCGCCTTCTGCAAGACGCGCGCTTCGTCCGTTGCGAAGACCAACGTCTTCAACGCCGGTATGGTCGCCATCGTGGCCGTGTACGGCGTGGCCTGGATGGCCGACACGATGTTCGCTTCGCACTTGGCCAACCTGAAGGAAGTCCTGACGGAGTGGGTGCGTGAAATGCCGTGGACCTACGCCATCGTGCTCCTGCTCGTCTCGAAGCTCGTGAACTCGCAGGCCGCCGCCATTGCGACCATCGTTCCTGTGGCGCTGGCCATCGGTACGCCTCCGGGACTCGTCGTCGCCTTCTCGTCGGCTTGCTACGGCTACTACATCCTGCCGACCTATCCGTCCGACCTCGCGGCCATTCAGTTCGACCGCTCGGGTACGACGCACATCGGCCGCTTCGTGATCAATCACTCCTTCATCCTTCCGGGTTTGATCGGCGTGATCACGGCCTCGATCGTGGGTTACTTCCTCGGCCTGGCTTACGGCTACATCTAA
- a CDS encoding fumarate hydratase has product MAQTPAFKYAPMFQHGKDETEYTLVSKDYVSVSEFEGHPVLKVEAEGLTLLMNRAFTDVNYKLRREHNEQVAKILTDPEASENDKYVALTLLRNGEAAAKGVLPYCQDTGTAIVHGEKGQNVWTGFCDEEAISKGVYKTYTEEALRYSQNAPLSMYEEVNTKCNLPAQIDIEATEGMEYKFLCVVKGGGSANKSYLFQETKAILNPQKLVPYLIEKMKTLGTAACPPYHIAFVIGGTSVERTMLTVKLASCHYYDDLPTTGDETGRAFRDVELERTLLEEAWKIGLGAQFGGKYMAHDVRVIRLPRHGASCPVGMGVSCAADRNVKCKIDKDGLWVETLDDNPGRLIPEALRNPGEAGGIRIDLNRPMKDVLADLTKYPVSTRVQLSGTIIVARDIAHAKLKERLDRGEDLPDYMKNHPVLYAGPAKTPEGYACGSMGPTTANRMDPYVDLFQSHGGSMVMIAKGNRTDVVTEACKKHGGFYLGTIGGVAAVLSSDSIKSIECVEFAELGMEAVYKIEVEDFPAFILVDDKGNDFFKQLKPRTIEVKPCAK; this is encoded by the coding sequence ATGGCTCAGACTCCCGCATTCAAGTACGCGCCCATGTTCCAGCACGGCAAGGACGAAACCGAATACACGCTCGTTTCGAAGGACTACGTGTCGGTTTCCGAGTTCGAAGGACACCCCGTTCTCAAGGTCGAGGCCGAGGGTCTCACGCTCCTCATGAACCGCGCTTTCACGGACGTGAACTACAAACTGCGCCGCGAGCACAACGAACAGGTGGCCAAGATCCTCACCGACCCCGAAGCGAGCGAAAACGACAAGTACGTGGCGCTGACGCTTTTGCGCAACGGCGAAGCCGCCGCCAAGGGCGTGCTCCCCTACTGCCAGGACACGGGTACGGCCATCGTTCACGGTGAAAAGGGTCAGAACGTCTGGACGGGTTTCTGCGACGAAGAAGCGATCTCGAAGGGGGTCTACAAGACCTATACCGAAGAGGCGTTGCGCTACTCGCAGAACGCTCCGCTCTCGATGTACGAAGAAGTGAACACGAAGTGCAACCTTCCCGCCCAGATTGACATCGAAGCGACGGAAGGCATGGAATACAAGTTCCTCTGCGTCGTGAAGGGCGGCGGCTCTGCCAACAAGTCGTACCTCTTCCAGGAAACGAAGGCGATTCTCAATCCCCAGAAGCTTGTTCCGTACCTCATCGAAAAGATGAAGACGCTCGGCACGGCCGCCTGCCCGCCCTATCACATCGCGTTCGTGATCGGCGGCACGTCGGTCGAACGCACGATGCTCACCGTGAAGCTCGCTTCCTGCCACTACTACGACGACCTGCCGACCACGGGCGACGAAACGGGTCGCGCCTTCCGCGACGTCGAACTCGAACGGACCCTCCTCGAAGAAGCCTGGAAGATCGGCCTCGGCGCTCAGTTCGGCGGCAAGTACATGGCGCACGACGTGCGCGTCATTCGTCTGCCGCGCCACGGCGCGAGCTGCCCGGTCGGCATGGGTGTTTCCTGCGCTGCGGACCGCAACGTCAAGTGCAAGATCGACAAGGACGGTCTCTGGGTTGAAACGCTCGACGACAATCCCGGCCGCCTCATTCCCGAAGCGCTGCGCAATCCGGGCGAAGCGGGCGGCATCCGCATCGATCTCAACCGTCCGATGAAGGACGTGCTCGCCGATCTGACGAAGTATCCGGTTTCGACCCGCGTGCAGCTCTCGGGCACGATCATCGTCGCGCGCGACATCGCGCACGCCAAGTTGAAGGAACGGCTCGACCGCGGCGAAGACCTGCCCGACTACATGAAGAACCACCCGGTGCTTTACGCGGGCCCGGCGAAGACCCCCGAAGGCTACGCCTGCGGCTCGATGGGGCCGACGACCGCCAACCGCATGGATCCGTACGTGGACCTCTTCCAGAGCCACGGCGGTTCGATGGTGATGATCGCCAAGGGCAACCGCACCGACGTCGTCACCGAAGCCTGCAAGAAGCACGGCGGCTTCTACCTCGGCACGATCGGCGGCGTGGCTGCGGTGCTCTCGAGCGACAGCATCAAGAGCATCGAATGCGTCGAATTCGCCGAACTCGGCATGGAAGCGGTCTACAAGATCGAAGTCGAGGACTTCCCGGCCTTCATCCTCGTCGACGACAAGGGCAACGACTTCTTCAAGCAGTTGAAGCCCCGTACGATTGAAGTGAAGCCCTGCGCGAAGTAA
- a CDS encoding efflux RND transporter periplasmic adaptor subunit produces MFSKILFALTSAGLLLAGCSKEAPAPAAPAPLPVETVVAESTDEPRWIEQLGQAESGQGVEVRAQVGGILKELHYREGEAVKAGDVLFTIDEAPYRARLNAAASARRKAEVDLSQAERELRRTAALFKSGAASAKERDDALSARDQAKSLLAEAEATEKDAAINLEWTKVRAPASGIAARSVLNPGALVAASTTLLTTITQLDRVRVSFAPSDRDLKGANVTLENRVVLLNADGTETPVALDYVAQEIDPALGTRLMRVRLPETSRVLPGEFVRVRLMVDTDRNVFRIPQKAVVQLPDGSYAVYVAENGKAVRRVVTVGLWSGSDWIVRTGLKTGDRVITNQLLKLQDGAAVRPSNAEGTETQARPE; encoded by the coding sequence ATGTTTTCAAAGATCCTCTTCGCCCTGACGTCCGCCGGCCTGCTCCTTGCCGGATGCTCCAAAGAAGCCCCCGCTCCCGCAGCACCCGCGCCGCTGCCCGTTGAAACCGTCGTAGCCGAATCCACGGACGAGCCGCGCTGGATCGAACAGCTCGGGCAGGCCGAAAGCGGCCAGGGCGTGGAAGTTCGGGCTCAGGTGGGCGGGATCCTCAAGGAGCTGCACTACCGCGAGGGTGAAGCAGTGAAGGCGGGCGACGTGCTCTTTACGATCGATGAGGCGCCCTACCGGGCCCGACTCAATGCGGCCGCCTCGGCGCGCCGCAAAGCCGAGGTGGATCTCTCGCAGGCCGAACGCGAACTGCGCCGCACCGCGGCGCTCTTCAAATCGGGAGCGGCGAGCGCCAAAGAGCGCGACGACGCGCTCTCGGCGCGCGATCAGGCAAAGAGCCTCCTCGCCGAAGCCGAAGCGACGGAGAAGGACGCCGCCATCAACCTCGAATGGACGAAGGTGCGCGCACCCGCTTCGGGCATCGCCGCACGGTCCGTGCTCAACCCCGGCGCCCTCGTCGCCGCTTCGACCACACTTCTGACGACGATCACGCAGCTCGACCGTGTGCGCGTCTCCTTCGCGCCCTCGGACCGCGACTTGAAGGGGGCGAACGTCACGCTCGAGAACCGCGTCGTACTCCTCAACGCCGACGGTACGGAAACCCCTGTCGCGCTCGACTACGTCGCGCAGGAAATCGACCCCGCGCTCGGCACGCGTCTCATGCGCGTGCGGCTCCCCGAAACGAGCCGCGTGCTACCCGGCGAATTCGTTCGCGTGCGTCTCATGGTCGACACCGACCGCAACGTATTTCGAATTCCTCAGAAGGCCGTCGTGCAGCTTCCCGACGGCTCCTACGCGGTGTACGTTGCCGAGAACGGCAAAGCGGTGCGGCGCGTCGTCACCGTCGGTCTTTGGAGCGGAAGCGACTGGATCGTGCGCACGGGGCTCAAAACGGGCGACCGCGTGATTACGAATCAGTTGCTCAAACTTCAAGACGGCGCGGCCGTTCGCCCGTCGAACGCCGAAGGCACCGAAACCCAAGCCCGTCCCGAGTAA